In the genome of Bacillus sp. S3, one region contains:
- a CDS encoding saccharopine dehydrogenase family protein: MGKALIIGAGGVASVAVHKCVQNSEVFEEICIASRTKSKCDDLKAKLDGRKTKITTAQVDADNVDELIALINEVKPDIVMNLALPYQDLTIMDACLATKTHYMDTANYEPEDTAKFEYKWQWEYRERFEKAGITALLGSGFDPGVTGVFSAYALKHYFDEIEYIDILDCNGGDHGYPFATNFNPEINIREVSANGRYWENGEWIETEPMEIKREYNFAEVGQKDMYLLYHEELESLAQNIPGIKRIRFFMTFGQSYLTHLKALENVGMTSIEPIEFEGKQIIPLQFLKAVLPDPATLGPRTVGKTNIGCIFRGKKDGKEKTYYVYNVCDHQECYREVGSQAVSYTTGVPAMIGAAMIMTGKWNKAGVYNIEEFDPDPFMEELNKWGLPWVEDFNPVLVDDEPAQKKEAELIK; encoded by the coding sequence ATGGGGAAAGCTCTTATTATTGGTGCTGGCGGCGTGGCATCCGTTGCCGTCCACAAATGCGTTCAAAACAGTGAGGTATTTGAAGAAATCTGCATTGCAAGCCGGACAAAATCAAAATGTGATGATTTAAAAGCCAAACTTGATGGCCGCAAAACAAAAATTACAACTGCACAAGTGGATGCAGATAATGTAGATGAGTTAATCGCATTAATCAATGAAGTAAAACCTGATATTGTGATGAATTTAGCGTTACCGTACCAAGACTTAACCATCATGGATGCTTGTCTTGCAACAAAAACACACTACATGGATACCGCAAACTATGAGCCAGAAGATACAGCTAAATTTGAATACAAATGGCAATGGGAATACCGTGAGCGTTTTGAAAAAGCCGGCATTACTGCTCTTTTAGGCAGCGGCTTTGACCCAGGTGTAACTGGCGTATTCTCTGCTTATGCGTTAAAACATTATTTTGATGAAATCGAATATATTGACATCCTTGACTGTAATGGCGGTGACCATGGCTATCCGTTCGCCACAAATTTCAACCCTGAAATCAATATTCGTGAAGTTTCTGCCAACGGTCGTTATTGGGAAAACGGCGAATGGATTGAAACGGAGCCAATGGAAATCAAGCGTGAGTATAACTTTGCTGAAGTGGGTCAGAAAGATATGTACTTGCTATACCACGAAGAACTTGAGTCTCTTGCTCAAAATATCCCTGGGATTAAGCGTATTCGTTTCTTCATGACATTTGGCCAAAGCTATCTTACACACCTTAAGGCCCTTGAAAATGTTGGAATGACTTCCATTGAGCCAATTGAATTCGAAGGAAAACAAATCATCCCGCTTCAATTCTTAAAGGCAGTATTACCAGATCCGGCAACCCTAGGACCTCGTACAGTTGGCAAAACAAACATCGGCTGTATTTTTAGAGGAAAAAAGGACGGAAAAGAAAAAACCTATTATGTATACAATGTATGTGACCACCAAGAGTGCTATAGGGAAGTTGGCTCTCAAGCCGTTTCTTATACAACAGGTGTGCCTGCCATGATCGGTGCAGCGATGATCATGACCGGTAAATGGAACAAAGCTGGCGTATACAATATTGAAGAATTTGATCCAGATCCATTCATGGAAGAATTAAACAAATGGGGACTGCCATGGGTAGAAGATTTTAATCCAGTTCTTGTTGACGATGAACCTGCTCAAAAAAAAGAAGCGGAGCTAATTAAATAA
- the nspC gene encoding carboxynorspermidine decarboxylase produces MRFEELPTPCYVVDESLVERNLKILNGVMQRTGAKIVLAQKAFSMTTMYPLIGTYLSGTTASGLFEARLGYEEMGKENHVFAPAYREDEIDEIISICDHIIFNSFSQLEKFKAKALKAGRKVGLRINPECSTQIGHAIYDPCSPGSRFGVTREHFRPELLEGVSGLHFHTLCQQNSDDLETTLNAVEERFGEWLPQMEWINFGGGHHITREDYDIPRLEACIKRMQDKYNLEVYLEPGEAIALNAGYLITSVLDLHQNGMDIAILDTSATCHMPDVLEMPYRPPLLGSGEAGEKPFTYRLGGQTCLTGDVIGDYSFDQPLKSGDRLVFGDMAIYTMVKNTTFNGMPLPAIAVQAKDGDCRIVHQFGYQDFKMRLA; encoded by the coding sequence ATGCGGTTTGAAGAATTACCAACACCATGTTATGTCGTCGATGAAAGTCTCGTCGAAAGAAATCTAAAAATCCTTAACGGTGTTATGCAGCGTACAGGAGCTAAGATTGTTTTGGCACAAAAGGCATTTTCTATGACAACAATGTATCCCCTCATTGGAACATATTTAAGTGGTACTACCGCAAGTGGATTATTCGAGGCACGTCTAGGTTACGAAGAAATGGGCAAAGAGAATCACGTCTTTGCCCCTGCCTACCGTGAAGATGAAATCGATGAAATTATCTCGATTTGCGATCATATTATCTTTAATTCTTTTTCACAGCTAGAAAAATTTAAAGCTAAAGCTCTTAAAGCTGGCAGGAAAGTTGGCCTGCGCATCAATCCTGAATGCTCAACACAAATTGGCCATGCCATATATGATCCATGTTCACCAGGTTCTCGATTCGGTGTAACCCGTGAGCATTTCCGTCCCGAATTGCTTGAAGGTGTTTCAGGTTTGCATTTCCACACACTCTGTCAGCAAAACTCTGATGACTTGGAAACTACACTTAATGCGGTTGAAGAAAGGTTTGGAGAATGGCTGCCACAAATGGAATGGATCAATTTCGGCGGCGGTCACCACATCACAAGGGAAGATTACGATATTCCGAGATTAGAAGCTTGTATTAAGAGAATGCAGGATAAATATAATTTAGAAGTTTATCTTGAGCCTGGAGAAGCAATCGCCCTTAATGCAGGTTATCTCATTACATCCGTACTTGATTTACATCAAAACGGAATGGATATTGCAATTCTTGATACTTCTGCCACCTGCCATATGCCAGATGTGCTGGAAATGCCTTATCGTCCTCCACTTCTTGGATCAGGTGAAGCAGGCGAGAAACCATTCACCTATCGACTTGGCGGGCAAACCTGTCTTACAGGCGACGTCATCGGAGATTATTCTTTCGATCAGCCATTAAAGAGCGGCGACCGTTTAGTTTTTGGTGATATGGCGATCTATACGATGGTCAAAAACACGACTTTCAACGGCATGCCATTACCAGCCATCGCTGTACAAGCTAAAGATGGAGACTGCCGGATTGTTCACCAATTTGGCTATCAAGATTTTAAGATGAGACTTGCTTGA